One region of Mucilaginibacter gotjawali genomic DNA includes:
- a CDS encoding helix-turn-helix transcriptional regulator: MTTNIKKYSFKEGLPQEFEIVALAEFYKGFKTIITSAHRARFYHIIWFQTGNPIHSVDFNPVSIESNTLLFLNKDTVHHFDSKNPFDGKAILFTDSFFCKTEADGKFLRDTILFNNLFPVSQINVGHHAKLFENLFQLMTRELQNEKDSRQDEILKNLLHNLLLLSERERRKQNMRELKKGPDLDYVMLFKEALDANYKSKKQVSFYAEKILITEKRLNQATTRLLSKTPKEFIDDRVMLEAKRLLAHTTESIKAIGFDLGFDEPTNFIKYFRKHSHSTPAEFRKKNNQD, encoded by the coding sequence ATGACAACAAATATTAAAAAATACAGCTTCAAAGAAGGGCTTCCACAGGAATTTGAAATTGTAGCGCTTGCTGAATTTTATAAAGGTTTTAAAACTATAATAACCTCGGCGCACCGGGCAAGGTTTTACCATATTATCTGGTTCCAAACAGGAAATCCAATTCATTCAGTTGACTTCAATCCAGTAAGTATCGAATCCAATACACTTCTTTTTTTAAACAAAGACACTGTTCACCATTTTGACAGTAAAAACCCATTTGACGGGAAAGCCATTTTATTTACTGACAGTTTCTTTTGCAAGACAGAAGCTGACGGTAAGTTTTTGAGGGATACTATTTTGTTCAATAACTTATTTCCGGTGTCGCAAATTAATGTCGGGCATCATGCGAAATTATTTGAAAATTTATTTCAACTAATGACCCGTGAGTTGCAAAACGAAAAAGACAGTCGGCAAGATGAAATCCTGAAAAACCTTCTTCATAATTTGCTTTTACTTTCTGAGCGGGAGAGAAGAAAACAAAACATGAGGGAGTTGAAAAAAGGCCCTGATCTTGATTATGTAATGTTGTTTAAAGAGGCCTTAGATGCAAATTATAAAAGTAAAAAGCAGGTAAGCTTTTATGCTGAAAAGATACTCATAACAGAAAAACGTCTTAACCAGGCCACAACCAGGCTTCTGTCCAAAACCCCAAAAGAGTTTATTGATGATAGAGTTATGCTTGAGGCGAAACGGCTTTTAGCGCATACCACCGAAAGCATTAAAGCGATTGGCTTTGATTTGGGTTTTGATGAACCCACAAACTTTATTAAATATTTCCGAAAACATAGTCATTCGACCCCTGCTGAATTCCGGAAGAAAAACAATCAGGACTAA
- a CDS encoding nuclear transport factor 2 family protein — protein sequence MKNKQKVVELLKAIETGATEPIGYINPNKYIQHNLGAADGLAGFGALLSALPAGSAKVNTVRAFEDGNYVFTHTDYNFFGPKIGFDLFRFEDGKIVEHWDNLQETSGPNPSGHTMTDGPATSADADKTEANKALVQSFVDDILVNGRMEKLTGYIDGDNYIQHNPQIGDGLSGLGKALEYMASQGISMKYDTIHKVLGEGNFVLTISEGAFAGKHTSFYDLFRIENGKIVEHWDTIEEIPAKENWQNNNGKF from the coding sequence ATGAAAAATAAACAAAAGGTAGTTGAATTACTAAAAGCTATTGAAACCGGCGCTACAGAACCCATCGGATATATTAATCCCAACAAGTACATCCAGCATAATTTAGGTGCCGCAGACGGGCTTGCCGGATTTGGCGCACTGCTTAGCGCATTACCTGCAGGTTCTGCAAAAGTAAATACTGTAAGGGCTTTTGAAGACGGTAATTATGTTTTCACACATACCGATTATAATTTCTTCGGCCCAAAAATCGGTTTTGATCTTTTTCGTTTTGAAGATGGTAAAATTGTAGAACACTGGGATAATTTACAGGAAACAAGCGGGCCAAATCCAAGTGGACATACGATGACCGATGGCCCTGCAACAAGTGCAGACGCTGATAAAACGGAAGCAAACAAGGCTTTGGTACAAAGTTTTGTGGACGATATTTTGGTAAATGGACGAATGGAAAAACTTACCGGATATATTGATGGAGATAACTATATTCAACACAACCCTCAAATTGGTGACGGCTTGTCGGGGTTAGGAAAAGCACTGGAATATATGGCCTCACAGGGTATCTCTATGAAATACGATACTATTCATAAAGTATTGGGCGAAGGTAATTTTGTTTTAACAATAAGCGAAGGTGCGTTTGCTGGGAAACACACTTCGTTTTATGATTTGTTCCGCATAGAAAACGGAAAAATTGTTGAGCATTGGGATACCATAGAGGAAATTCCGGCAAAAGAGAACTGGCAAAACAATAATGGTAAATTCTGA
- a CDS encoding TolC family protein yields the protein MTKKAISLFFSCLICATTAFSQDSLSVVKWDLQTCLDYAKKNNIQVSSARLSQQTSQQELILSRGSALPNLYGSATQYVNHYHNEAVYGSGNYGLTSSWTLYQGGYIKSDIQQKNVEVERANLNILQQVNDITLQITQYYLNILLDKETIVYQQNVVTTSQAQVEQAKKRLDAGSIAQKDVAQLLAQLANDKYTLVTAENAQRQDLISLKQLLQLTVTTFDVITPDTIISKKAVDNLLSVQQTALKDRPEVKNGELNVKSAEFGLQKANSGYLPTLTASGSAGTSYQGAGSGYFSQLNNGFNQQVGLSLSIPIFTRKVNQVNRAEARINIDQAKLSLKDTKTTLALTIEKAYINVVNSQNQYDAAAEAFKYNQETYRVANEQLKVGIVSMVDFLQQKSLYTQALQQYIQAKYNAALTIEIYEFYKGTPVKL from the coding sequence ATGACAAAAAAGGCAATTTCTTTATTTTTCAGCTGCCTGATATGCGCCACGACAGCATTTTCCCAGGACAGCCTGAGTGTTGTTAAATGGGACCTGCAGACCTGTCTGGACTACGCCAAAAAAAATAATATCCAGGTAAGCAGCGCCCGGCTTAGCCAGCAAACCAGTCAGCAGGAACTGATACTTTCCAGAGGCTCTGCATTGCCCAATTTGTATGGCTCGGCCACGCAATATGTCAATCATTATCACAACGAAGCGGTGTATGGCTCCGGTAACTACGGACTAACTTCATCCTGGACCCTTTACCAGGGTGGATACATCAAAAGCGATATTCAGCAAAAGAACGTGGAGGTGGAGCGGGCTAACCTGAACATCCTGCAACAGGTAAATGACATCACCTTGCAGATCACTCAGTATTACCTGAATATTTTACTGGATAAAGAAACTATTGTTTACCAGCAAAATGTGGTCACCACTTCACAGGCACAGGTAGAACAGGCCAAAAAACGACTGGATGCCGGCAGCATAGCGCAAAAAGATGTTGCCCAGCTACTGGCCCAGCTGGCAAACGACAAATACACTTTAGTTACTGCTGAAAACGCCCAACGGCAGGACCTGATCAGCCTGAAACAACTCCTTCAGCTGACCGTCACAACGTTTGATGTGATCACACCGGATACCATCATTTCAAAAAAAGCGGTGGATAACCTGCTTAGCGTACAGCAAACTGCCCTTAAAGACCGCCCGGAGGTAAAAAATGGCGAACTAAATGTAAAATCGGCCGAATTTGGGCTGCAAAAAGCCAATTCCGGCTATCTGCCAACCCTTACCGCCTCGGGTTCGGCCGGCACCAGCTACCAGGGCGCAGGCAGCGGTTATTTCAGCCAGTTGAACAACGGCTTTAACCAGCAGGTGGGCCTTAGCCTGTCTATCCCCATTTTTACCCGCAAAGTTAACCAGGTGAACCGGGCTGAAGCCAGGATCAATATCGATCAGGCTAAACTTTCATTAAAAGACACCAAAACAACCCTTGCACTAACTATTGAAAAGGCTTACATCAATGTAGTCAATTCGCAAAACCAGTACGATGCGGCAGCCGAGGCCTTTAAATACAACCAGGAAACTTACCGGGTCGCTAATGAGCAATTGAAGGTAGGCATCGTAAGCATGGTGGACTTTCTGCAGCAAAAATCCCTGTATACGCAAGCCCTACAGCAATATATCCAGGCTAAGTACAATGCTGCACTTACTATAGAGATATACGAATTTTATAAAGGAACCCCTGTTAAACTATAA
- a CDS encoding efflux RND transporter periplasmic adaptor subunit: MKKNTKRILIIAAIIIVLGTIWLLAAKKKEKQVVLPTEVPAYGYIAQTVTATGTIQPVDTVAVGTQVSGIVKVINADFNSKVKKGQLLAQLDKSLLQATVDQASATLRTQQSQLVYNENFYNRQKLLYSSGSISKQDYESALNNFNSSKAAVDNAAAALRSAEKNLSYTDIYSPVDGVVLSRSVSLGQTVAAAFSTPTLFVIAKDISKMQVQADVDEADIGNVKIGNRVSFTVDAYIDDVFKGTVYDVRLHPKTTSNVVTYTTIIYAPNDSLMLKPGMTANINVYTKEVKNALTVSSKSLNFAPDSALRKQFILKPMAQGNNSNATNGPGKPGSVWLKKGRELVQTPVRYGLDDNTHAEILSGLSVKDTIVSSLPVPVQAEAGTSILPSPGGADKNKKP; encoded by the coding sequence ATGAAAAAGAACACGAAGAGAATCCTCATTATTGCAGCGATCATTATTGTACTCGGTACAATATGGCTGCTTGCCGCTAAAAAGAAAGAAAAACAGGTTGTATTACCTACCGAAGTGCCTGCATATGGTTATATCGCTCAAACAGTCACAGCAACCGGCACAATTCAGCCTGTGGATACGGTGGCGGTAGGTACCCAGGTATCGGGTATCGTGAAAGTGATCAATGCCGACTTCAATTCCAAAGTAAAGAAAGGCCAGCTATTGGCGCAATTGGATAAGTCGCTTCTGCAGGCAACGGTCGATCAGGCCAGTGCTACTTTGCGCACACAGCAAAGCCAACTGGTTTACAACGAGAATTTTTATAACCGGCAAAAGTTGTTGTACAGCAGCGGCTCGATCAGTAAGCAGGATTATGAGTCGGCTTTGAACAATTTTAATTCATCCAAAGCAGCGGTGGATAATGCGGCCGCTGCGCTGCGCTCGGCTGAAAAAAATCTGTCCTATACCGATATTTATTCGCCTGTAGACGGCGTGGTGCTTTCGCGGAGTGTGAGCCTCGGGCAGACCGTTGCGGCGGCATTCAGTACACCGACGCTCTTTGTGATCGCCAAAGATATTTCAAAAATGCAGGTGCAGGCAGATGTGGACGAAGCTGATATCGGCAACGTAAAAATCGGTAACCGTGTTAGTTTTACGGTAGACGCCTATATTGATGATGTGTTTAAAGGAACAGTATATGATGTTCGCCTGCACCCGAAGACCACATCAAATGTGGTGACCTATACAACCATCATCTATGCCCCTAATGATAGCCTGATGCTTAAACCAGGGATGACCGCCAACATCAACGTTTATACCAAAGAGGTAAAGAACGCGCTGACTGTCAGCTCAAAGTCACTGAACTTTGCGCCCGATTCCGCGCTAAGAAAACAGTTTATTTTAAAACCAATGGCGCAGGGCAATAACAGTAATGCGACTAATGGCCCGGGAAAACCAGGAAGCGTATGGCTTAAAAAAGGCAGGGAGCTGGTACAAACCCCGGTTCGCTACGGGCTTGATGACAATACGCATGCCGAGATCCTGTCGGGGTTATCTGTAAAAGATACCATCGTATCCTCGCTGCCGGTACCTGTGCAGGCCGAAGCAGGCACATCTATTTTGCCAAGTCCGGGCGGCGCTGATAAAAACAAGAAGCCGTAA
- a CDS encoding ABC transporter ATP-binding protein has protein sequence MKKILELHDITREFQMGSEIVRALKGVSFDVFAGEFVTIMGSSGSGKTTLLNTLGCLDKPSSGNYLLDGVSVRERSRDELAKLRNEKIGFVFQAYNLLPRTTALENVELPLFYNPTVTAANRRQRAAAALNAVKLGDRINHLPNEMSGGQQQRVAIARALVNEPVMILADEATGNLDTRTSYEIMALMQDLNQSQGKTIVFVTHEPDIAAFSSRTITLRDGRVVKDQVNQQVRSAKEMLAALPQTEDYHV, from the coding sequence ATGAAAAAGATATTAGAGTTACATGATATAACGCGGGAGTTCCAGATGGGTTCTGAAATTGTGCGGGCACTGAAAGGCGTAAGCTTTGATGTATTTGCCGGTGAGTTTGTGACCATTATGGGCAGTAGCGGCTCGGGTAAAACAACCTTGCTGAATACCCTGGGCTGCCTGGATAAACCCAGCAGCGGGAATTACCTGCTTGATGGCGTATCTGTGCGGGAACGGAGCCGGGACGAATTGGCCAAGCTTCGAAATGAGAAGATCGGTTTTGTATTTCAGGCCTATAACCTGCTGCCGCGTACCACGGCTTTGGAGAATGTGGAACTACCGTTGTTTTATAATCCAACGGTAACGGCGGCAAATCGCCGCCAAAGGGCCGCAGCCGCCCTGAATGCTGTAAAACTGGGCGACCGGATTAATCACCTGCCCAACGAAATGTCAGGCGGGCAGCAGCAGCGGGTGGCCATTGCCCGTGCGCTGGTGAACGAGCCAGTGATGATCCTGGCCGACGAAGCTACCGGTAACCTGGATACACGCACATCCTACGAAATTATGGCTTTGATGCAGGACCTGAATCAAAGTCAGGGCAAAACGATAGTCTTTGTGACCCACGAACCAGACATCGCGGCTTTCAGCAGCCGTACAATCACGCTTCGGGATGGCCGCGTGGTGAAAGATCAGGTTAACCAGCAGGTACGTTCAGCCAAAGAAATGTTGGCCGCCTTACCCCAAACAGAAGATTACCACGTATGA
- a CDS encoding ABC transporter permease, with amino-acid sequence MKVLNLIRLALLALQRNKLRAVLTMLGIIIGVAAVITIGAIGAGSTASVHNSLSSMGSNLIMVMPNSNAPGGARLQGANVETLTEKDLSALKKEATYINAISPSSQSKGQAINGSLNWPTTIEGVNQDYLAIKNISLKDGKMFSDRDVHTYGKVCLLGQTVVDNIFPKGVDPVGKIIRFKKIPFQVIGILNKKGQNTFGQDQDDIILAPYTTVQKRIIASIYFGSFNASAKSENLSQAAADEMEKILRKTHRLRPTEDNDFTVRTQAELIQTLSSITTLLTALLTAIAAISLVIGGIGIMNIMYVSVTERTKEIGLRMAIGARGRDILSQFLTEAILISVTGGLIGILIGETLAFVIANALKWEPIIDKASIMEAFGFCTLIGVFFGYYPALKASRLDPIEALRYE; translated from the coding sequence ATGAAAGTTTTAAATCTGATCAGGCTCGCGCTGTTGGCCCTGCAACGCAATAAGTTAAGGGCTGTACTTACCATGCTGGGCATCATCATCGGTGTGGCCGCAGTAATTACCATCGGTGCTATCGGCGCCGGCTCAACGGCCAGTGTCCATAATTCACTGTCCAGCATGGGCTCCAACCTGATCATGGTGATGCCCAATAGCAATGCGCCCGGCGGCGCGCGTTTGCAGGGCGCCAATGTGGAAACCCTGACCGAAAAAGACCTTTCCGCCTTAAAAAAGGAAGCGACATATATTAATGCCATATCGCCCTCATCACAATCCAAAGGGCAGGCGATCAATGGTTCGCTTAACTGGCCTACCACCATTGAAGGCGTAAACCAGGATTATCTTGCCATCAAAAACATATCGCTCAAAGACGGTAAAATGTTTTCAGACAGGGATGTGCACACTTACGGGAAAGTTTGCCTGCTGGGCCAAACCGTGGTAGATAATATATTCCCAAAAGGGGTTGATCCGGTCGGCAAGATCATCCGCTTTAAGAAAATTCCTTTCCAGGTCATCGGCATACTCAATAAAAAAGGGCAAAACACTTTTGGGCAGGATCAGGACGATATTATCCTGGCGCCCTACACCACTGTTCAGAAACGGATCATAGCATCCATCTATTTCGGAAGTTTTAATGCCTCGGCCAAATCCGAAAACCTGTCGCAGGCTGCAGCTGACGAAATGGAGAAGATCCTGCGTAAAACGCACCGGCTCCGCCCAACCGAAGACAATGATTTTACCGTGCGAACCCAGGCCGAACTCATACAGACCCTGAGCTCCATCACCACACTGCTAACCGCATTACTAACCGCCATAGCAGCTATATCATTGGTCATTGGGGGCATTGGTATCATGAATATCATGTACGTATCGGTAACCGAACGTACCAAAGAGATCGGCCTGCGCATGGCGATCGGGGCGCGCGGCAGGGATATCCTTAGCCAGTTTTTAACTGAAGCTATCCTCATCAGCGTTACCGGCGGCCTTATCGGTATTCTCATTGGGGAAACCCTGGCCTTTGTTATCGCCAATGCGCTGAAATGGGAGCCTATTATTGATAAAGCATCTATCATGGAAGCATTTGGTTTCTGCACACTGATCGGGGTTTTCTTTGGCTACTACCCGGCCCTGAAAGCTTCCCGGCTTGACCCGATAGAGGCGTTGCGATATGAATGA
- a CDS encoding LytR/AlgR family response regulator transcription factor, giving the protein MTIHCIAVDDEPVALEMIAAYVAKTPFLQLVSKCSSAMTAMTVLNEHPEVQLVFLDIKMADLNGLEFAAMVDQGDNRRSVRIVFTTAFDRYALEGHKLAALDYLLKPFSFADFTRAANRALEYFSLLEQDSQPQYLHVYSNYQLIRIDMAQILYVESMSDYIKIFLESQPKPVITLMTLKVAEQKLPTSHFIRLHRSFIVAIDKVTAVTKTSVQVGRAAIPVSEPYREAFGNFMKSWRQPGS; this is encoded by the coding sequence ATGACCATTCACTGTATCGCCGTTGATGATGAGCCGGTGGCTTTAGAAATGATCGCCGCTTATGTAGCTAAGACCCCATTCCTGCAACTGGTTAGTAAATGTTCCAGTGCAATGACGGCTATGACCGTTCTAAATGAACACCCAGAAGTACAGCTTGTTTTTTTAGACATCAAGATGGCTGATCTGAACGGGCTGGAGTTTGCCGCTATGGTTGACCAGGGTGACAACCGGCGTTCGGTACGCATTGTTTTTACAACCGCTTTTGATCGGTACGCGCTGGAAGGGCACAAACTAGCCGCACTGGATTACCTGTTAAAACCCTTTAGTTTTGCTGATTTTACCCGTGCCGCCAACCGTGCGCTTGAATATTTTTCATTGCTGGAGCAAGATAGCCAGCCACAGTATCTTCACGTATATTCCAATTACCAACTGATAAGGATCGATATGGCACAGATTCTGTACGTGGAAAGCATGTCCGACTATATCAAGATATTTTTAGAAAGCCAGCCAAAACCGGTAATAACACTGATGACCTTAAAAGTGGCAGAACAAAAACTGCCAACCAGCCATTTTATACGGCTGCACCGTTCGTTCATTGTGGCCATCGATAAGGTGACAGCCGTAACCAAAACATCCGTGCAGGTTGGCCGTGCTGCCATCCCGGTATCTGAACCTTACCGGGAGGCATTCGGTAATTTTATGAAAAGCTGGCGTCAGCCTGGTTCCTGA
- a CDS encoding sensor histidine kinase, which translates to MRSLIFSVHFAVLLGLLVFTCIPLTITSSLPIQIWTKQLALYASLVGIFYLHLRVLIPKLLYNNSGGTFALLVFLICIAAPLLNHQADKLMDLPGLLRRFAPRHPPIDDRYTPVGDLSIMIMTMIVIGIAIIISVSQKVQADLLKEKSLENDRIAGELAVLRSQINPHFFFNVLHTIYGLTEIDADRAREAIYTLSHMMRYVLYDTRQQSTTLEKELHLIDSYRQLMQLRLPEHVQVVFNRPEGPIDAPLAPMLLLPFVENAFKHGISTVQPSHIYISAKLCQGKLHFVVRNTLFAEPAKETDEGSGIGLANTRRRLDLIYPGKYKLTVKEDHELQEFRIELQISLT; encoded by the coding sequence TTGCGTTCCCTGATCTTCTCGGTGCATTTTGCCGTGTTGCTGGGGCTATTGGTCTTTACCTGCATTCCACTGACTATAACTTCGTCTCTACCCATACAAATATGGACCAAGCAATTAGCCTTATATGCTTCCCTGGTAGGTATATTTTACCTTCATCTCCGGGTACTCATTCCCAAACTGCTTTATAACAACAGCGGTGGGACCTTCGCACTGCTCGTTTTCCTGATCTGCATTGCCGCTCCGCTTTTAAACCACCAGGCCGATAAACTGATGGACCTGCCGGGCTTGCTACGCAGGTTTGCCCCGAGACATCCTCCGATTGACGATCGTTATACCCCGGTAGGCGACCTAAGTATCATGATTATGACCATGATCGTCATCGGTATCGCCATCATTATATCGGTCAGCCAGAAAGTACAGGCCGACCTGTTAAAGGAGAAATCCCTGGAAAATGACCGCATCGCAGGCGAACTGGCCGTTTTACGTTCACAGATCAACCCTCATTTCTTTTTCAACGTATTACATACTATTTACGGACTTACCGAGATCGATGCAGACCGGGCCCGTGAAGCTATTTACACGCTGTCTCATATGATGCGCTATGTGTTATACGATACCCGGCAGCAATCAACCACCCTCGAAAAAGAGCTACACCTTATCGATAGTTATCGCCAGTTAATGCAATTGCGCCTGCCTGAGCATGTCCAGGTCGTTTTCAACCGGCCAGAAGGCCCGATTGACGCCCCTTTGGCACCGATGCTGCTATTACCTTTTGTAGAAAATGCTTTTAAGCATGGCATCAGCACGGTGCAGCCGAGCCATATCTATATATCGGCGAAGTTATGCCAGGGAAAGCTGCACTTTGTGGTACGTAACACTTTATTTGCGGAACCCGCAAAGGAAACGGACGAGGGCAGCGGGATCGGCCTGGCCAATACGCGCCGCCGTCTGGATCTGATCTATCCGGGCAAATATAAGCTCACTGTGAAAGAAGACCACGAACTTCAGGAATTCCGGATCGAACTTCAAATATCTTTGACATGA
- a CDS encoding glutaminase family protein yields the protein MNKLTQTTQQAAMILKKRTKWPILIANMLLAFSASAQERKAPAYPLITHNPYFSVWSTTDDLAASTTTHWTGASQSLIGMISVDGLFYRFMGKEPAYFKTILPAADEKPYAIKYTETEPQGDWKALTYSAENWKSGMGRVGDIEGLDKTIWKTRDIWIRRNFTINSVQDINKLILKISHDDDAYVYLNGEEIFKKVGVTNDYGMIPVNKDKLKVGENVLAIHVVNTGGGARLDVGLVDQEKENLSNNILVAKQNSVNINATQTMYNFKCGKVDLDLTFTSPLLLNDLKILSRPVSYITCRVKANDNQAHQVKVYLSAATSLAVNRSSQEVTTSKLSTGSLSILKAGTTEQPVLQKKGDDLRIDWGYVYIAVPKSANATQFVTTEKGAANAFYSGNTTTSSKTGTGLALNTLLPFGKVGKTPVSKFIEVGYDDIYSIQYFGSNLRPWWNNDGKHTIENELGEAAATCNNVLAKCRAFNKNMYDDARKAGGEKYADLCVLAYRQSIAAHQLVKSPQGKLLWLSKENFSNGSINTVDVTYPSAPLYLLYNPRLLEGMLNGLFYYSESGKFDKDFAAHDLGTYPIANGQTYGEDMPVEESGNMIILTAAIARAEGNAAFAKPHWKTLSRWVNYLVNEGFDPKNQLCTDDFAGHLARNANLSVKAIVGIACYADLAAQLGDAQTAAKYRGIAKGMVAKWMKLAADNDHYALTFDDKGTWSQKYNLVWDKVLGLKLFPQEVYDKEIKYYLAKQEKFGLPLDSRKTYTKSDWILWTATFAGNQKDFVALIDPIYKYSLETPTRVPLSDWHETTDGKQVGFQARSVVGGYFMKLLYNKMTGKTQAR from the coding sequence ATGAACAAGCTAACCCAAACAACACAGCAGGCAGCTATGATTTTAAAAAAAAGAACCAAATGGCCAATTTTGATTGCAAACATGCTATTGGCATTTTCAGCGTCCGCGCAGGAGAGAAAAGCGCCTGCCTACCCGCTGATCACCCATAACCCCTATTTCAGTGTATGGTCAACAACTGATGACCTTGCGGCATCAACTACCACACACTGGACAGGCGCCAGCCAGTCATTAATTGGTATGATCAGTGTGGATGGTTTGTTTTACCGGTTCATGGGCAAGGAACCGGCCTATTTTAAAACCATCCTTCCGGCGGCTGACGAAAAACCGTATGCTATAAAATATACGGAGACTGAACCACAAGGAGACTGGAAGGCTTTAACCTACAGTGCAGAAAACTGGAAATCGGGCATGGGGCGTGTTGGTGATATTGAAGGGCTTGATAAAACGATCTGGAAGACCAGGGACATTTGGATCAGGAGAAACTTTACTATAAACAGCGTACAGGATATCAATAAACTGATCTTAAAAATATCGCATGATGATGATGCCTATGTTTACCTGAATGGTGAAGAAATATTTAAAAAAGTTGGGGTAACCAATGATTATGGGATGATACCCGTAAACAAGGATAAGCTAAAAGTTGGTGAAAATGTGCTTGCTATCCATGTAGTAAACACTGGCGGCGGCGCAAGGCTTGATGTTGGCCTGGTTGACCAGGAAAAAGAAAACCTGTCCAATAATATCCTGGTAGCTAAACAAAACAGCGTAAACATAAACGCTACCCAAACGATGTATAATTTTAAATGCGGCAAAGTCGACCTGGATTTAACTTTTACTTCGCCATTGTTACTAAACGATCTGAAAATTTTATCAAGGCCGGTATCATACATCACCTGCCGTGTAAAAGCAAACGATAACCAGGCGCACCAGGTTAAGGTTTATCTCAGCGCTGCAACCAGTCTGGCGGTTAACAGGTCATCACAGGAAGTTACCACCAGTAAGCTCAGTACCGGGAGCTTATCTATTTTAAAAGCCGGAACAACCGAACAGCCTGTGCTTCAGAAAAAGGGCGATGATCTTCGCATAGATTGGGGTTATGTTTATATCGCGGTGCCAAAATCAGCTAACGCTACCCAGTTTGTCACTACTGAAAAGGGCGCGGCCAACGCTTTTTACAGTGGCAACACTACAACAAGCAGTAAAACCGGAACCGGTTTAGCCTTAAATACCCTGTTACCATTCGGAAAGGTCGGTAAAACGCCTGTATCGAAATTTATTGAAGTTGGTTATGATGATATTTATTCCATACAATATTTTGGCAGCAATCTGAGGCCGTGGTGGAATAACGACGGAAAGCATACGATTGAAAATGAGCTCGGCGAAGCTGCTGCAACCTGCAATAATGTGCTGGCCAAATGCCGGGCCTTCAACAAAAACATGTATGATGACGCAAGGAAAGCGGGAGGAGAAAAATACGCTGACCTGTGCGTACTGGCCTACCGGCAAAGTATTGCTGCCCATCAGTTGGTAAAAAGCCCGCAGGGTAAACTCTTATGGCTTTCTAAAGAAAACTTCAGCAATGGCTCAATCAATACCGTTGATGTAACTTATCCCTCGGCCCCCCTGTATCTGCTATATAACCCCCGTTTACTGGAGGGTATGCTGAATGGCTTGTTCTATTATAGCGAGAGCGGCAAATTTGACAAAGATTTTGCCGCCCACGACCTCGGCACTTACCCTATTGCCAACGGGCAAACCTACGGTGAAGATATGCCGGTAGAAGAATCGGGCAACATGATCATCCTGACAGCCGCAATTGCTAGAGCCGAGGGCAACGCCGCCTTTGCAAAACCACACTGGAAAACACTGAGCAGGTGGGTGAACTACCTGGTAAATGAGGGTTTCGACCCCAAAAATCAATTATGCACGGATGATTTCGCCGGGCACCTCGCGCGTAATGCCAACTTATCGGTTAAAGCAATAGTGGGTATAGCTTGTTACGCGGACCTGGCAGCGCAATTGGGCGATGCACAAACGGCCGCCAAATACCGCGGTATCGCTAAAGGTATGGTTGCCAAATGGATGAAATTAGCTGCAGATAACGATCATTATGCGTTAACTTTTGACGATAAAGGTACCTGGAGCCAAAAATACAACCTGGTTTGGGACAAGGTGCTCGGTTTAAAACTTTTTCCGCAGGAAGTGTATGATAAAGAAATTAAGTATTACCTGGCAAAGCAGGAAAAATTTGGTTTGCCGCTGGATAGCCGAAAAACCTACACAAAGTCTGACTGGATATTATGGACGGCAACTTTTGCCGGTAACCAAAAGGATTTTGTAGCGCTGATTGATCCGATCTACAAATATTCTTTGGAAACACCTACGCGGGTGCCATTGAGCGACTGGCACGAAACCACCGACGGCAAGCAGGTAGGTTTCCAGGCGCGCAGTGTGGTTGGCGGCTATTTTATGAAATTATTGTATAACAAGATGACCGGTAAAACGCAGGCGAGGTAA